The following are encoded together in the Paraburkholderia sp. BL10I2N1 genome:
- a CDS encoding cyclopropane-fatty-acyl-phospholipid synthase family protein yields the protein MLLGKKLAHWAEEIRSTSNLPAHLVLWNGEHFDFGTFAEPHVTLNVRSASALPLLLDPSLDNLGEAYVNGKIDIEGKLTDIIDIGYALARSTVTNALSAVRAVRAMSHTRRTDKRAIQYHYDVSNEFYQLWLDENMVYSCAYFENGDEDLAAAQLKKIDHILTKIQLQPGQRLLDIGCGWGALVLRAAHKFGARCVGITLSQNQFDLAAARVKAAGLEDRIEIRLQDYRDVEGQFDRITSVGMFEHVGCRNLPDYFSRIRALLTDDGIAMNHGITSTGADGRETGLGGSQFIDRYVFPDGELPNISLALEALQSGGLEAVDIENLRRHYARTLNTWSGNFEAQAEQARKLVDEVKFRIWRVYLAGCAYAFEHDDVSIYQIVCRKAGRNAATLPWSRRHMYEHTLPR from the coding sequence ATGCTTTTGGGAAAAAAACTGGCCCACTGGGCGGAGGAAATACGGTCGACGTCAAACCTTCCAGCGCACCTTGTGTTGTGGAATGGTGAGCACTTCGATTTTGGGACGTTCGCCGAGCCTCATGTCACGCTGAACGTCAGGAGCGCATCCGCGTTGCCGTTGCTCCTCGATCCGAGTCTCGACAATCTCGGCGAGGCCTACGTGAACGGCAAGATCGATATCGAAGGCAAACTCACGGACATCATCGACATCGGCTACGCGCTCGCCCGCAGTACCGTGACTAACGCCCTCTCTGCTGTGCGCGCCGTGCGCGCCATGAGTCACACGAGGCGGACCGACAAGCGGGCAATCCAATACCACTACGATGTCTCGAACGAGTTCTACCAACTGTGGCTCGACGAGAACATGGTCTACTCGTGCGCGTACTTCGAGAACGGCGACGAAGACCTCGCCGCCGCGCAACTCAAGAAGATCGACCACATCCTCACCAAGATCCAGTTGCAGCCCGGACAGCGCCTGCTCGACATCGGCTGCGGCTGGGGCGCGCTCGTGCTGCGCGCGGCCCACAAGTTCGGCGCGCGCTGTGTGGGTATCACGCTTTCCCAGAACCAGTTCGATCTCGCCGCTGCGCGCGTGAAAGCAGCCGGACTCGAGGACCGCATCGAGATCCGCCTGCAGGACTATCGCGACGTCGAAGGCCAGTTCGACCGCATCACGAGTGTCGGCATGTTCGAGCACGTCGGCTGCAGGAATCTGCCTGACTATTTCTCTCGCATCCGCGCGTTGCTCACCGACGACGGCATCGCCATGAACCATGGGATCACGTCCACCGGCGCAGACGGCCGCGAGACCGGCCTCGGCGGCAGCCAGTTCATCGACCGCTACGTGTTCCCGGACGGCGAGCTACCGAACATCAGTCTGGCGCTCGAGGCGCTGCAGAGCGGCGGACTGGAGGCGGTCGACATCGAGAACCTGAGGCGACACTATGCCCGCACGCTCAACACCTGGAGCGGGAACTTCGAGGCGCAAGCCGAGCAGGCCAGGAAGCTCGTCGATGAAGTGAAGTTCCGCATCTGGCGCGTCTATCTGGCGGGTTGCGCCTACGCGTTTGAGCACGACGACGTCTCGATTTACCAGATCGTCTGCCGCAAGGCCGGGCGAAACGCGGCGACGCTGCCGTGGTCGCGCCGACACATGTACGAGCACACACTGCCGCGCTAG